Proteins encoded by one window of Glycine soja cultivar W05 chromosome 15, ASM419377v2, whole genome shotgun sequence:
- the LOC114386711 gene encoding TPD1 protein homolog 1-like produces the protein MNMTITNSCPLIIFLCFMMPLFVFCDEGTHSGPSTQSLHSSHEDKNGSITVSMKVEHAHSASRKFWLHGTCTSKDISISQSQTSTPGIPQFIVQIVNNCVSGCAPSDIHLHCGMFASARMVNPRLFKRISYDDCLVNGGNPLAPSQIIRFTYSNTFSYPLAFKSAKFC, from the exons ATGAACATGACCATCACAAACTCTTGTCCTCTGATAATCTTCCTATGCTTCATGATGcccctttttgtattttgtgaCGAGGGAACGCATTCAG GACCATCGACCCAGAGTTTGCATTCTTCTCATGAAGACAAAAACGGGTCCATAACAGTGTCAATGAAAGTAGAACATGCACATTCTGCCTCTAGAAAATTTTGGTTGCAtg GTACTTGCACTAGCAAAGACATAAGCATCTCACAAAGCCAAACTTCTACACCAGGAATCCCACAGTTCATAGTGCAAATTGTTAACAATTGTGTTTCTGGATGTGCTCCTAGTGACATCCACCTCCACTGTGGCATGTTTGCTTCTGCAAGAATGGTGAACCCAAGATTGTTCAAGAGGATCTCCTATGATGATTGCTTAGTGAATGGAGGGAACCCTTTAGCCCCTAGCCAGATCATCAGATTCACATATTCCAATACCTTCTCCTACCCTCTTGCTTTTAAGTCTGCCAAATTTTGCTGA